Below is a window of Xyrauchen texanus isolate HMW12.3.18 chromosome 1, RBS_HiC_50CHRs, whole genome shotgun sequence DNA.
GCTGATTGCTGTTGGCTACCCTGCTGGTGGTGACGTGTTGAGCCATAGAGGTGGTTTGGAATGACTTCCCAGATGGCATATAATAAGGACTCTCCATGTAAGCACCATCCACCTGCTGTCCCATGTGTGAATGGGATCGATCCCCATCATCTGCTTCTGACTGCATGGAGAGCTGGGACTGAATGGTGCTGGTGGGGATCACTGTAGTTGGCATGTATCCTGGATACAACATGTAGGTATGGCCATATGCTCCTGGACCGAGGGCGAGGGGGGATATTGGCAGGGGGACGGAGGTCATGGGAGACTGCTGTTGCATAGGGATGTCCACATACTGCCCAGTCTCTGGGTCAAAGAGACGTCTGGTGGCTGGCTGGACTGGAGTGTCCACCAGGTAGTAATTACCTGTGGTGGGGTCCAAGAGCATCTTTCTTTGGGTCCGCTGTAAGTGCTCAGTTGGGACTGGGGAAGGTTGAACTGTAGGGGAGAAGCAAATGACTTGAGGCTGAGCAGCTTGCATTGCAAAAGGCATGGGTGTGTGGTAAATAGTGGCAGTGGATGTATCTGGGGGCCGTGTCTCCATAACAACAGTTGATCGTTTGAGGGATTGATGGCTCTCTTTGTGAGCGAAGTAAGGTGCTGGGCTGGCAGTTAGGGTTTTACCTCCTGCGGCTGGGATCCcataaactgctgttctccctaGTGCAGCCACGGTTGGCTTGAAGGCGGAAGTGGCGAGAGGCTTCACGGGTATGGTCAGGTAGTTCTCTGCATCTGCAGTGGCAGTGAACTGTAAAGGGGCGAACTCTGCCTCACTACCATTTGGCCTCTTCCTTTCCTCCATCACTTGTTTCGCCTGAGATACCTCAGGTAGTTTTGAAGATTTTGGCATCCCACCCTTGGAACTAAGCGATACTGGCAATGAAACATGTGATTGTGGTGACTTTGTGGAACTTGTGGCTAAAGGTTTCTGACTGTGACTCAGAGATATGTTCCCAAAGGGCGTTCCTGTTAGTTGCATGAGCGATTTAAGGACGGTTCTCTCATCCTGGGTGATAGGGGTTATCAGTGACTTTGGTGGATCCTTTTCCTCTTTTTTAGCTGGCATCTCAATATGGGTTGATGGAGGCCCTGCAGAGATTTTTTCAGGGATTGAATCTCGTCCCACAAACTTCTCCATGCTTGTTGTGGGAACCGAACTACCACTTTCCTGCTCCTCAACAGCATCCCCATGTACGTCTCTGGCAATAAGTGAAAGCACGTGGCTATCTGTTATTGGTTGTGGGTCTGATTTTCTCTTCCATTCATTCTTGTCAAAAACATACAACTGCTCCATTGTTTTGACAGCTGCTTGCAATTTCTCCAAAGCAGCCTGGTTGGCCATCTTGGGTTCGGATATGCTCTCGCTCGTGTCACACGTATTATCTTGTCTAACGGTGCTTGTCTCAATTTTCAATCCTGTTGGCACCTCTTGCTTTGAGTTACCTAAAGGAAATCTGTTAACTTGTTTCTGGATTGGCGTGCTCCCTTTTTTGGGGCCCTCCACAGGAACCTGAGGAGATGACCTGTCAGACTCAAATATATCCTCTGGAAATCTTCGCTTTGCAGGGTCTATAAAATTTCTGGCTAGCTTCGCATTGCTATTTGTATTCACTGACTGGCATTTAATGACTATGGGCGAGAGAGAGGCCGAGTTAAGATATGGGCTCTGCTTTAATatcttgtgctgtctgtctgGGGTCCCCTTTTTACACTTGTTTTCGTGACTATCTAAAGCCACAAAGTGGTAAGAACTCTTCACCAATTTACGCACGTCTCTAACCTGGTGAATAGGTGTCTGTAGCTTACACCTGTTATCTCTAACGTCTCTGACTATGAAGTGAGGCGCTTTGTCAGAAGACTCACCCTTAAACGCTGCGGAGAGCGCTTGGCATCTGGTGTCATCAGCTGTCTTTATCTGGCTCGCCGCATTACAGCCTATATTGGGAGTCAGCAGCTCTGCGATATTGAACGGGTCAATTTTGTTATCCCTTATGCTCCGCAAACTTATTTTAATTTCTGGTGACTTAGATGTGACAGCGCTGCGCGTGGTATCTGTGACATATAGGGTGTTTGAGCGCATTCTCATACCTCCTTCGTTGCGCATGGAATAACTCCTAATCGGCGGCGGATTCCTCGGTTCCCTCTCACCGGACGGAAGTTGGATACTTGGCACAAACAAATGTGACATTTTAGTATGCTTGCTCGTCGCCGGATCGATGTATACGTTCGTTTCCCTCGGACACCGGTCAGTCGGTGGCAGTTTCCCTTCAGGAGTTTTCTCGTTTTTATGTTCCTTTTGAAACCCTAGCTCACCGTCCCTCCAGGATCTGAATGCGCTATTTTGGCTTCGAAGCAGCGTGCTTTTGGATGCTTCGAATGCTCCTTTTTTAGCATCGAACGCTGCTTCATTCGCCGTCTCTAAATTCGTTTCTGATACTCTAGTAGAAGCCTCTTCCTTGCGACTGTCGTCTTTGGCATCGCTTGAATTGCTGTGCACTATATGCCCAAATTCATCCACGCAAACGAAAGTGAGGTCCGAGTCCGCCTCGGAGAATTTCGAGCTTTGCCTGTGCAGTCCTTTGGAATTTTTCGTTGTCACTTTCTCCTTCTGCGCTTCATGTTCGTGCGAAACAAAACACGGAGAGGGCGCGTGGTGGGTCTCGCATATCTCGCCCCTCTCCATTTTGCGCTCCTGCTCAAACTGAATTTTcttggaaatgacattttttaggAGACTCGACGCGAGTATTGCTTTCTTGTGCGCGTCTTCCATGGTTTCCCCTGCATTGCAGGGTGGCTTGCTGGCCTCACACCCCTGAGCGCTTGGCAAGGTGTCTGTAACTTCATCTGTGGAACGTGATCCTCCAGCATTACGCGCAAATGTTGCGCGCCTTTCGTTTCCAGGCTGGCCGGATTTGACATTGTATCGAAAATTTAACGTTTCGGTCAGTCTTATGACCCCACTTTGCCCCTGGGCAAACTTCCCCATGAGCTCGATCTTTTTTGTCGTTGATGATGCGTTTTTGTGGCCAACTAAATTGCTGTTCA
It encodes the following:
- the LOC127650239 gene encoding uncharacterized protein C4orf54-like, producing MRAPPVEIFALNSNLVGHKNASSTTKKIELMGKFAQGQSGVIRLTETLNFRYNVKSGQPGNERRATFARNAGGSRSTDEVTDTLPSAQGCEASKPPCNAGETMEDAHKKAILASSLLKNVISKKIQFEQERKMERGEICETHHAPSPCFVSHEHEAQKEKVTTKNSKGLHRQSSKFSEADSDLTFVCVDEFGHIVHSNSSDAKDDSRKEEASTRVSETNLETANEAAFDAKKGAFEASKSTLLRSQNSAFRSWRDGELGFQKEHKNEKTPEGKLPPTDRCPRETNVYIDPATSKHTKMSHLFVPSIQLPSGEREPRNPPPIRSYSMRNEGGMRMRSNTLYVTDTTRSAVTSKSPEIKISLRSIRDNKIDPFNIAELLTPNIGCNAASQIKTADDTRCQALSAAFKGESSDKAPHFIVRDVRDNRCKLQTPIHQVRDVRKLVKSSYHFVALDSHENKCKKGTPDRQHKILKQSPYLNSASLSPIVIKCQSVNTNSNAKLARNFIDPAKRRFPEDIFESDRSSPQVPVEGPKKGSTPIQKQVNRFPLGNSKQEVPTGLKIETSTVRQDNTCDTSESISEPKMANQAALEKLQAAVKTMEQLYVFDKNEWKRKSDPQPITDSHVLSLIARDVHGDAVEEQESGSSVPTTSMEKFVGRDSIPEKISAGPPSTHIEMPAKKEEKDPPKSLITPITQDERTVLKSLMQLTGTPFGNISLSHSQKPLATSSTKSPQSHVSLPVSLSSKGGMPKSSKLPEVSQAKQVMEERKRPNGSEAEFAPLQFTATADAENYLTIPVKPLATSAFKPTVAALGRTAVYGIPAAGGKTLTASPAPYFAHKESHQSLKRSTVVMETRPPDTSTATIYHTPMPFAMQAAQPQVICFSPTVQPSPVPTEHLQRTQRKMLLDPTTGNYYLVDTPVQPATRRLFDPETGQYVDIPMQQQSPMTSVPLPISPLALGPGAYGHTYMLYPGYMPTTVIPTSTIQSQLSMQSEADDGDRSHSHMGQQVDGAYMESPYYMPSGKSFQTTSMAQHVTTSRVANSNQPVISITSQQGPRIIAPPSFDGTTMSFVVEHR